The proteins below are encoded in one region of Treponema primitia ZAS-1:
- a CDS encoding methyl-accepting chemotaxis protein, whose amino-acid sequence MKLKIRLSIIVIAVLVAVVATISIVLLNKATATQMVTALKSTERLAAEQAKDIQRREEIYLQTAKTLANVMGDYKSVDISVRRTRYNETMKAILEANPNFIGIYSVWKPDALDGMDAEFAGQTGYTDKGQYAAWYSRASGEIEYKTWKNYRSVTMIAAEEVYEPEAQIVNGKTAYTFNISVPVIAQGSNEVVGVVGINVIIDGLQGYVENIIKNNNEIDVMSVYSKNGTVLASIVPERVGKDMHEADAALYANEIDLAYEAIQNGEITHLREFSPVLKMNLRMVLYPIAIGTSANPWTIMMSVSEETILADIRQMTIFTILIAVIFMVVSAVIIYFVASSVTKPIVRISDMLKDISEGEGDLTKRLNVVSNDEIGAMAHFFNLTLDKIKNLVITIKNQTSALSTIGTELASNMTETAAAVNQITSNIESIKGQVINQSASVIQTGTTMSQVTTNIDKLNNHVEDQSASVSQSSSAIEEMLANISSVTQTLIRNAENVQHLAESSQLGRNAVQTVSMDIQEIAKESMGLLQINAVMKDISAQTNLLSMNAAIEAAHAGAAGKGFAVVADEIRKLAESSFTQSKTISEVLVKIKEGIEKIVGSTNMALNKFETIDMEVKTVSDQTSNIKDAMEEQQTGSRQILEAVGQLNEITLMVKSGSMEMLEGSKEVITESENLGRVTQEISNGMSEMAAGANQINVAVHRVNEISVDNREQINTLVAEVEKFKVA is encoded by the coding sequence ATGAAACTTAAAATCAGGTTAAGTATAATCGTCATCGCCGTTTTGGTAGCTGTCGTAGCCACCATATCTATCGTTCTGCTTAACAAGGCCACAGCTACCCAGATGGTGACGGCTCTCAAGAGTACCGAACGCCTGGCTGCGGAGCAGGCAAAGGACATACAGCGCCGGGAGGAAATCTACCTCCAAACCGCGAAGACCCTGGCAAATGTCATGGGGGATTACAAGTCGGTGGATATATCGGTACGGCGCACCAGATACAATGAAACCATGAAAGCCATTCTGGAGGCGAATCCCAACTTTATCGGTATTTACTCCGTGTGGAAGCCCGATGCCCTGGACGGCATGGACGCCGAATTTGCCGGACAGACCGGATATACCGACAAGGGCCAGTACGCCGCATGGTACAGCCGCGCTTCAGGAGAGATCGAGTATAAAACCTGGAAGAATTATCGATCCGTAACCATGATAGCCGCCGAAGAAGTTTACGAACCTGAAGCCCAGATCGTGAACGGAAAGACCGCCTATACCTTTAATATCTCTGTGCCCGTTATTGCCCAGGGGTCAAATGAAGTAGTTGGGGTAGTAGGCATCAATGTTATCATCGACGGATTGCAGGGTTATGTAGAAAATATTATCAAAAATAACAATGAGATTGATGTCATGTCGGTATACAGCAAAAACGGGACTGTCCTGGCAAGCATTGTGCCGGAACGGGTTGGCAAGGATATGCACGAAGCCGACGCTGCTCTTTACGCCAACGAAATCGACCTGGCCTACGAAGCAATACAAAACGGGGAAATAACCCACCTGCGGGAATTCTCCCCGGTGTTAAAAATGAATCTGCGCATGGTCCTCTATCCGATAGCTATCGGTACTTCCGCCAATCCTTGGACCATCATGATGTCAGTTTCTGAAGAGACCATACTGGCCGATATACGGCAGATGACTATTTTTACCATTCTTATCGCGGTGATTTTTATGGTAGTATCGGCGGTGATCATCTACTTTGTGGCCTCAAGCGTAACAAAGCCCATTGTAAGGATTTCCGACATGCTTAAGGATATTTCCGAAGGTGAAGGGGATCTTACCAAACGGCTCAATGTGGTAAGCAACGATGAAATCGGCGCCATGGCTCATTTTTTTAACCTGACCCTGGACAAGATAAAAAATCTGGTAATTACCATTAAAAACCAGACTTCCGCCCTTTCCACCATCGGTACGGAACTCGCTTCCAATATGACCGAGACTGCGGCGGCGGTTAACCAGATTACTTCCAATATCGAGAGTATTAAGGGGCAGGTCATTAATCAGTCCGCCAGTGTTATCCAGACCGGTACTACCATGAGCCAGGTAACAACGAACATTGACAAGCTGAATAACCACGTGGAGGACCAGTCCGCCAGCGTATCACAGTCTTCTTCGGCCATTGAGGAAATGCTTGCCAACATCTCAAGTGTTACCCAAACCCTGATCAGGAACGCAGAAAATGTTCAGCATCTTGCCGAATCGTCACAGCTGGGCAGGAACGCGGTACAGACCGTTTCCATGGACATACAGGAAATTGCCAAGGAATCCATGGGCCTCTTGCAGATTAACGCGGTAATGAAGGACATATCGGCCCAGACTAATCTTCTTTCCATGAACGCCGCCATTGAGGCTGCCCATGCAGGCGCTGCGGGAAAAGGTTTTGCGGTGGTAGCCGATGAGATCCGCAAACTTGCCGAATCTTCCTTTACACAGTCAAAGACCATATCCGAAGTTCTTGTAAAGATAAAGGAAGGAATCGAAAAGATCGTCGGTTCTACGAATATGGCGTTAAACAAATTTGAAACTATTGATATGGAAGTCAAAACCGTATCGGATCAGACTTCAAACATCAAGGACGCCATGGAAGAACAGCAAACCGGAAGCCGGCAGATCCTGGAAGCAGTCGGCCAGCTGAACGAAATTACCCTGATGGTGAAGAGCGGTTCTATGGAAATGCTCGAAGGCAGCAAGGAAGTTATAACCGAAAGCGAAAATCTTGGACGGGTAACCCAGGAAATCTCCAACGGGATGAGTGAGATGGCCGCAGGTGCAAACCAGATTAACGTGGCCGTACACCGGGTCAATGAAATCAGTGTAGATAACCGAGAGCAAATCAACACCCTTGTAGCTGAGGTGGAGAAGTTTAAAGTCGCATGA
- a CDS encoding SPASM domain-containing protein: MVARKRNADINSFSTQIKGDWKYFNSSDYNYRFNLKNGYFARWGKLLDDDPSYSCFGPEIADIEISTICGGIVSSDDVNGIHCPYCYKSNTDKGKNMAFGFFKKIIERINTNNQLTQVAFSLGATGEENPDLWNMCVWLRDQNIIPNGTVANVTEETAKKIAAHFGACAVSNHFLTAVNGNNLCYDNIERLSDAGMKQVNIHYVIARESLENAFQVLQDIKVDKRLKGLNALVFLSLKPKGRALNNDFHQIDPDKFIDLIRTALSMNISIGFDSCAFPIFAEAIEDLPNRTKLLMMAEGCESFGRFSLYINVDGRCFPCSFCENEASWGKGFDLLATDFMEDIWNSREFGEGRKILLKNNGTCPVFKI; the protein is encoded by the coding sequence ATGGTCGCCAGGAAACGGAATGCCGATATCAATTCATTTTCTACTCAGATTAAAGGAGATTGGAAATACTTTAATTCATCGGACTATAATTATCGTTTCAATCTTAAAAACGGCTATTTTGCCCGTTGGGGTAAATTATTAGATGATGATCCTTCATATTCCTGTTTTGGTCCTGAAATTGCGGATATAGAGATAAGTACTATTTGTGGAGGTATAGTCAGTTCTGATGATGTTAATGGTATTCATTGTCCATACTGTTATAAATCCAATACAGATAAGGGTAAGAATATGGCCTTCGGCTTCTTCAAGAAGATAATCGAAAGGATAAATACAAATAATCAGCTTACACAGGTTGCTTTTAGTTTAGGCGCTACAGGAGAAGAGAATCCGGATCTTTGGAATATGTGCGTATGGCTGCGAGATCAGAACATTATTCCTAACGGTACAGTTGCCAATGTTACTGAAGAGACCGCCAAAAAAATAGCTGCCCATTTTGGCGCCTGCGCGGTGAGCAATCATTTTTTAACCGCTGTAAATGGTAACAATCTTTGTTATGATAATATAGAACGCCTCTCTGATGCCGGCATGAAACAGGTAAATATCCATTATGTTATTGCCCGCGAAAGTTTAGAAAATGCCTTTCAAGTACTTCAGGATATTAAAGTTGACAAACGTCTTAAAGGGTTAAATGCCCTGGTCTTTTTATCTCTTAAACCAAAAGGAAGAGCTTTAAATAATGATTTTCATCAGATTGACCCTGATAAATTCATCGATTTGATACGAACCGCTTTGTCCATGAATATCAGCATAGGCTTTGATTCCTGCGCCTTTCCAATATTTGCTGAAGCTATAGAGGACTTGCCTAACAGAACAAAGCTGCTTATGATGGCTGAAGGCTGTGAATCCTTCGGGCGCTTTTCATTGTACATAAATGTTGACGGTCGCTGTTTTCCTTGTTCATTTTGTGAAAATGAAGCGAGCTGGGGGAAAGGTTTTGATTTACTGGCAACTGATTTCATGGAAGATATTTGGAATAGCCGCGAATTTGGAGAGGGCCGAAAGATACTGTTAAAGAACAATGGAACTTGTCCGGTATTTAAAATCTAA
- a CDS encoding extracellular solute-binding protein has translation MRSFDILLSMVSKSGKLGHRQRGYYTTYPIDLLVYISFFTLVIFFLSGCQNPDRPSPKNPVSLTVWHTYVRPMDFGFKTLVDEFNDTVGKREGIFITVTSTADAPNLNEKLFAAIEGDPGAPEIPDMAVVYPPIAAALAKKGLVMDFASQFSADEIARYVNDFVQEGTINDTLYLLPILKSTEVLYLNKTIFDRFAAEVPGISLLQLETFEGIVEVAEKYYQWSGGKTFYFPDLLFNYTMIGMEQMGEHFVQNRKLRVSSPAFERIWNIYYESAVRGYAAIFNSFGNYLAMTGEVVCVTGTSAAAIYYPDSITYKDNTKEASEFIVLPFPVFKGGEKVAAQRGAGMCVIKSTPAKEYAAALFLKWFTAPEQNLRLTASTGYIPVTKQAFKDVMENGLRTIENAMVKKAFLTALAMQKEYRFYVPPVFDGFDVLQSQYIEEIQKIAKVAREERIQKGISSDARGTALQVARNKQDLAAFIAVFGN, from the coding sequence TTGCGTAGTTTTGATATACTTTTAAGTATGGTGAGTAAATCCGGAAAGCTCGGCCATCGGCAAAGGGGATATTATACTACTTATCCTATAGATTTACTAGTATATATAAGCTTTTTTACCCTGGTCATTTTTTTTCTGTCAGGCTGTCAAAATCCCGATCGGCCCAGCCCAAAAAATCCGGTAAGCCTTACCGTATGGCATACCTATGTACGGCCCATGGACTTCGGTTTTAAGACGTTGGTGGACGAGTTCAACGATACTGTCGGCAAACGGGAGGGGATTTTTATCACCGTTACCTCCACCGCAGATGCGCCGAATCTGAATGAAAAATTGTTTGCGGCAATTGAGGGTGATCCCGGCGCACCGGAAATCCCCGATATGGCAGTGGTGTATCCTCCGATAGCGGCTGCCCTTGCCAAAAAGGGGCTTGTAATGGATTTTGCTTCCCAATTCAGCGCTGATGAAATTGCCCGCTATGTAAACGATTTTGTGCAGGAAGGAACTATAAACGACACACTCTACCTGCTGCCCATTTTAAAATCCACCGAAGTCCTGTACCTCAATAAAACCATATTTGACCGGTTTGCCGCCGAGGTTCCCGGTATTAGCCTCCTGCAGCTTGAAACCTTTGAAGGTATTGTCGAAGTGGCGGAAAAATACTATCAATGGTCGGGAGGTAAAACCTTTTATTTTCCCGACCTTTTATTTAATTATACGATGATCGGCATGGAACAGATGGGTGAACATTTTGTGCAGAACAGGAAACTCAGGGTAAGCTCCCCGGCTTTCGAGCGGATCTGGAATATTTATTACGAGAGCGCCGTCAGGGGATACGCTGCAATTTTTAACAGCTTTGGTAACTATTTAGCCATGACCGGTGAAGTGGTCTGCGTTACCGGTACCTCTGCGGCGGCCATCTATTATCCCGATTCTATTACCTACAAGGATAATACCAAGGAAGCGTCGGAATTTATCGTATTACCCTTTCCCGTTTTTAAAGGCGGGGAAAAAGTCGCGGCCCAGCGGGGCGCCGGTATGTGTGTCATAAAGTCCACCCCGGCAAAGGAATATGCCGCCGCCCTGTTCCTGAAATGGTTTACTGCGCCGGAGCAGAACCTCAGGCTTACCGCGTCTACCGGGTATATCCCAGTAACGAAGCAGGCCTTTAAGGATGTCATGGAAAATGGCCTCCGGACTATTGAAAATGCCATGGTAAAAAAGGCCTTCCTGACCGCTCTGGCCATGCAAAAGGAATATCGGTTTTACGTCCCCCCGGTATTTGACGGCTTTGACGTACTGCAGAGCCAATATATAGAAGAAATTCAAAAAATTGCAAAAGTCGCCCGGGAAGAAAGAATACAGAAAGGCATAAGCAGCGATGCGCGGGGAACTGCGTTGCAAGTGGCGCGGAACAAGCAGGATCTTGCCGCGTTTATTGCCGTCTTTGGGAATTAA
- a CDS encoding HIRAN domain-containing protein produces MNDIIKLDETNIASILHSGGILQAAGKPFVKQIYLVDAHIAGTMYVDNIDELEPNLVVGKKLNFFREPDNPHDKLAIVVKDDQGNKIGYIPRNKNEVLARLMDAGKLIYGTIHTKEYQDDWLNVSMQIYLDD; encoded by the coding sequence ATGAATGATATCATTAAACTCGATGAAACAAATATTGCAAGCATCCTTCATAGCGGGGGTATACTCCAAGCAGCCGGAAAGCCCTTTGTCAAACAGATTTATTTGGTAGACGCACATATCGCCGGAACCATGTATGTTGATAACATTGATGAATTAGAACCAAATCTTGTGGTGGGTAAGAAATTAAATTTTTTCCGGGAACCGGATAACCCCCATGACAAACTCGCCATTGTAGTAAAAGATGACCAGGGCAATAAAATCGGCTACATTCCTCGTAATAAGAATGAGGTTTTAGCCAGACTTATGGATGCCGGAAAATTGATTTATGGAACCATCCATACAAAGGAATATCAAGATGATTGGCTTAATGTTTCCATGCAAATTTATTTGGATGATTAG
- a CDS encoding helix-turn-helix transcriptional regulator, whose translation MKEQIFRERHRIALDLERRLGDVVVDSIQFSQTLARNIENHLRFSELSMAELSYHPDILEIIADDELDLVLFALDKAKVSGVFVVLDTTVNPYIEGADISHSGFFIRNTEPVVPSSSYKLFLRGFADLAYQKNLSMLSNWRLEFTITSDRDFYTAPKASYQENPSLPLARSYYWTFNGLFGEYREEEPTILCSIPIISSQGEFLGVCGFEVSTMNFRAIHNSITDPYPRLLGIFGPHNGKEFEGGQYFLSGSKGDRQFTDFVFLDNVETVKLYPGNSPYTDKMMAVALGMPKQDYNRMLFSHNGILLVILLLLGGGIFILSLLLNRYYRKSYSEQLAKLQGQLVRVPPDFDKFGLSKREKEICTLLLKGYTIKEIGAELFIAFATVNNHCQNIYRKLDINSRQELFLKFGS comes from the coding sequence GTGAAAGAGCAAATCTTCCGGGAGCGCCACCGTATTGCCCTGGATCTGGAACGGCGATTGGGAGATGTTGTCGTGGATTCCATACAGTTTTCCCAAACCCTTGCGCGGAATATTGAAAATCATCTGCGGTTTTCGGAACTTAGCATGGCTGAGTTGTCCTATCATCCTGATATTCTTGAAATAATAGCCGATGACGAGCTTGACCTGGTTCTTTTTGCCCTGGACAAGGCAAAGGTGTCGGGGGTGTTCGTAGTACTTGATACAACCGTTAATCCCTATATTGAGGGGGCGGATATCTCCCATTCCGGCTTCTTTATACGGAACACGGAACCGGTTGTACCAAGCAGCTCTTATAAATTGTTTCTCCGGGGTTTTGCGGATCTTGCATATCAGAAAAATCTTTCCATGCTGTCAAATTGGAGGCTGGAATTTACTATTACGTCAGACAGGGACTTCTATACGGCGCCCAAGGCAAGCTACCAGGAGAATCCTTCCCTGCCCCTCGCCCGTTCCTATTATTGGACCTTTAACGGTCTCTTTGGCGAGTATCGAGAAGAAGAACCTACCATACTCTGCAGCATTCCTATCATCAGTTCACAGGGAGAGTTCCTGGGTGTATGCGGGTTCGAAGTAAGTACCATGAATTTCAGGGCTATCCATAATTCCATTACCGATCCCTATCCGCGGCTCCTCGGTATATTCGGCCCACACAATGGAAAAGAATTTGAAGGCGGGCAGTACTTTCTCTCCGGAAGCAAAGGCGACCGGCAGTTTACGGATTTTGTTTTTTTGGATAATGTCGAAACCGTCAAACTCTATCCCGGTAATTCCCCCTATACGGACAAGATGATGGCCGTGGCGCTGGGTATGCCCAAACAGGATTATAACCGGATGCTTTTTTCCCATAACGGTATTCTTTTGGTAATTCTCCTTCTCCTGGGCGGCGGGATATTCATCCTTTCATTATTGCTTAACCGCTACTACCGGAAATCCTATAGCGAGCAGCTTGCAAAACTCCAGGGGCAACTCGTCCGTGTACCCCCCGATTTTGACAAATTCGGCCTTTCCAAACGGGAAAAAGAAATTTGTACCCTTCTGCTGAAGGGCTATACCATCAAAGAGATAGGCGCTGAGCTTTTCATTGCCTTTGCCACCGTGAATAACCACTGCCAGAATATTTACCGGAAGCTGGATATCAATAGTCGCCAGGAATTGTTTTTGAAATTTGGATCTTAA
- a CDS encoding HD domain-containing phosphohydrolase, giving the protein MKDLYYWGRENPKQNGQLTKKIVLVDDNITTLTLGSFTLGEKYNIFTVPSGEKLFILLKRVSPDLILLDIDMPEMDGYAVIKKLKDDTVTANIPVIFLTGKNDTGSELEGLNLGAIDYISKPLSPPLLLKRIELHLLVEFQKKELMFYNSNLTKMVLDMQNSVLKTVADLVESRDEITGGHVERTRRYLEILLDSLIGQKMYLEEIQSWNRDFLLRSSQLHDLGKIHIKDDILLKPGKLTDEEFNMMKNHTVFGVKIIDEIERHTPESSFLKHAKIFAGTHHEKWNGTGYPYGLSGENIPLQGRLMAIADVYDALISTRPYKAPLTHEEAVNIIMNGRGTHFDPVLTDLFAGIADEFSEINQSWKKEGLSEIANYAAVV; this is encoded by the coding sequence ATGAAAGATTTATACTATTGGGGCCGGGAGAACCCAAAACAAAATGGACAACTCACGAAAAAAATTGTTTTAGTGGATGACAATATCACCACCTTAACTCTGGGCAGTTTTACATTGGGAGAAAAGTACAATATCTTTACCGTTCCTTCAGGCGAAAAACTTTTTATACTCCTTAAAAGGGTATCCCCGGATTTAATACTGCTGGATATTGATATGCCCGAGATGGACGGTTATGCAGTAATAAAAAAACTCAAGGACGACACTGTTACTGCGAATATACCGGTTATTTTTCTTACCGGCAAGAACGATACCGGAAGCGAACTGGAAGGTTTGAATCTGGGGGCCATCGACTATATCTCCAAGCCCCTGTCCCCTCCCTTGCTGCTTAAACGGATTGAACTCCATCTTTTGGTAGAATTCCAGAAGAAGGAACTCATGTTCTATAACAGTAACCTCACTAAAATGGTTCTGGATATGCAGAACTCGGTTTTAAAAACGGTGGCGGATTTGGTGGAAAGCCGGGATGAGATCACCGGAGGCCATGTGGAGCGTACCCGGAGGTATCTGGAAATTCTCCTTGACTCTCTGATCGGGCAGAAGATGTACCTTGAGGAAATTCAATCCTGGAACCGGGATTTTCTGCTCCGGTCTTCCCAATTACATGATTTGGGTAAGATCCACATCAAGGATGATATTTTGCTCAAACCCGGAAAGCTGACCGATGAGGAATTCAACATGATGAAAAACCACACCGTGTTTGGGGTAAAGATCATTGATGAAATTGAGCGGCATACCCCGGAAAGCAGTTTCCTCAAGCACGCCAAGATCTTTGCCGGAACCCACCATGAGAAATGGAACGGAACCGGATACCCTTACGGCTTATCGGGAGAGAACATCCCGCTGCAGGGCCGGCTTATGGCAATAGCAGATGTATATGACGCACTTATTTCCACAAGGCCCTATAAAGCGCCGCTTACCCATGAAGAAGCCGTAAATATTATTATGAACGGCAGGGGAACCCACTTTGATCCGGTCCTGACGGATCTGTTTGCCGGTATCGCCGACGAGTTCAGCGAAATAAACCAAAGCTGGAAAAAGGAGGGCTTATCGGAAATAGCAAACTATGCCGCAGTTGTATGA
- a CDS encoding response regulator — MKPKLIVQENYKQLIFVILAFLAMVLISSFFAAGIVEKYMATTAEGILSTAETIIESEFKEAEVSVLNTAFSVRSRLQAGQSPEEIGQYLIELTDWLKTPLGDTDFISLYGLFDGKFVDGSRWIPPEDYRPGERPWVIAAKANEGSVTFTVPYPDARDGTVIISASIALRGTDGKDYGVVSYDMVLNSISEYVKGLHFSKSGYGMLMGPDFVFIAHPDEFYLGRKMQELSEGHAAIVDTLQTGGRISRVNLTNNQGVKVVALYQKMKNGWYIGIADPMESYYRDVNFMILVLSIVGAILMAILCYILIKLSMAKIRSDEENKSKTSFLARMSHEIRTPMNSILGMSEIILRKNISGEIFEYISIIRQSGNTLLSIINDILDFSKIESGHVQIESKDYSFAALINDVVNVIRVRMVDKPLDFFVTLDSNIPAVLQGDEARIRQILINLLNNAVKYTRQGHIALDVGMKRIGPHKIDLVFRISDTGIGIKAEDMKDLFNDFIRVDVDRNQGIEGTGLGLTIANNLCLAMEGGITVSSEYGKGSVFTATIVQIFSDDRRIAWVDNPESKKILVFEERPLHGDSLKSAMENLALNPVYASDLAAFNKELGEGDYAFAFVSSRYAMDCIPIWGKRGNSMQLIIMTELGEIAVYRETGSILMPIYSVILANVLNGVVTKGYSSYDGDAHFTFPWSKILIVDDIPTNLRVAAELMAPYQMQIDTCQNGADAVRMVKDKRYDLVFMDHMMPGMDGIEAVSLIRKINAADNYYQNLPVVMLTANAVFGQREIFLENGINDFLAKPIEVQKLNAILKRWIPESKRREANILAASQDNEKAASMDIPGVLVARGLANTGGTFAVYLDILAVFCRDALERSDEIKEAVEKKDYRSYTTLVHALKSAGRSIGAYDFGDSAAALEELGKAQLAAGIAERTPQFLEDLKTLTVNISEFIAKASAAVETLKEIDISALHFEALKEALVNMDIETVNKIMLEYSVMPLDSHTKDLVNKIKEDILLFEYDKAVEKIQAMFKEENKNYTKIYSKNLQLILYNTMKYI; from the coding sequence ATGAAACCCAAGCTGATAGTCCAAGAAAATTACAAACAGTTGATATTTGTTATTCTTGCATTCCTGGCAATGGTCCTCATCAGTTCCTTTTTTGCCGCCGGGATAGTAGAAAAATATATGGCCACCACTGCGGAGGGCATACTGAGTACCGCAGAAACCATAATCGAATCGGAATTCAAGGAAGCGGAAGTTTCGGTGCTCAATACCGCCTTTTCGGTCCGCAGCCGGCTGCAGGCAGGCCAGTCCCCCGAGGAAATAGGACAATACCTCATCGAACTGACCGATTGGCTTAAAACACCCCTGGGGGATACGGATTTTATAAGCCTTTACGGGCTTTTCGACGGGAAATTTGTGGACGGCAGCCGGTGGATACCGCCGGAAGATTACCGGCCCGGGGAGCGGCCCTGGGTTATTGCAGCCAAAGCGAATGAGGGCAGCGTGACCTTTACTGTTCCGTATCCGGATGCCAGGGACGGCACGGTCATTATCAGCGCTTCAATAGCCCTACGGGGAACGGACGGGAAAGATTACGGGGTTGTCTCCTACGACATGGTACTCAATAGTATCTCCGAATATGTCAAGGGCCTTCACTTTTCCAAGAGCGGCTACGGTATGCTCATGGGCCCTGACTTTGTATTTATCGCCCACCCCGACGAGTTCTATTTGGGCAGGAAAATGCAGGAACTGAGCGAAGGGCATGCGGCAATTGTGGACACCCTTCAGACAGGCGGTCGGATTTCCAGGGTAAACCTGACGAACAATCAGGGGGTTAAGGTTGTTGCCCTTTATCAAAAAATGAAAAACGGCTGGTATATCGGCATTGCAGATCCAATGGAAAGTTATTACCGGGATGTCAATTTTATGATTCTGGTACTGTCCATTGTGGGCGCCATCCTTATGGCGATATTGTGCTACATCCTTATCAAATTAAGCATGGCAAAGATCCGTTCCGACGAGGAAAATAAAAGCAAAACTTCCTTCCTCGCCCGTATGAGCCATGAAATACGCACCCCCATGAATTCTATTTTGGGTATGTCGGAAATTATACTGCGCAAGAATATTTCCGGTGAAATTTTTGAATACATTTCCATTATACGCCAGTCGGGGAATACCCTGCTTTCCATCATCAACGATATCCTTGATTTTTCTAAAATAGAATCCGGTCATGTTCAGATAGAATCAAAGGATTATTCCTTTGCCGCCCTCATAAACGATGTGGTCAACGTAATCCGGGTGCGCATGGTGGACAAGCCTTTGGATTTTTTTGTAACCCTGGACAGCAATATCCCGGCGGTACTTCAGGGTGATGAAGCGCGGATCAGGCAGATACTGATCAATCTGCTCAACAATGCGGTGAAGTATACCCGGCAAGGTCATATCGCCCTGGATGTGGGAATGAAACGGATTGGCCCCCACAAAATAGATCTTGTGTTCCGGATCAGCGATACCGGTATCGGTATAAAAGCGGAGGATATGAAGGATCTGTTCAACGATTTTATCCGGGTAGATGTGGATCGCAATCAGGGTATCGAAGGAACCGGGCTGGGTCTTACCATTGCCAATAACCTGTGTTTGGCCATGGAAGGGGGGATCACCGTATCCAGTGAATACGGCAAGGGTTCGGTCTTTACCGCTACGATAGTTCAGATATTTTCTGATGACCGGCGTATTGCCTGGGTGGATAATCCTGAAAGTAAAAAGATTCTGGTATTTGAAGAACGTCCTCTTCATGGTGACTCTCTGAAAAGCGCCATGGAAAATCTCGCCCTCAATCCTGTGTATGCATCGGATCTTGCTGCTTTTAATAAAGAATTGGGGGAGGGTGATTATGCATTTGCCTTTGTCTCCTCCCGCTATGCCATGGACTGTATCCCAATCTGGGGCAAGCGGGGTAATTCTATGCAGCTGATCATTATGACGGAACTGGGGGAAATAGCGGTCTACCGGGAGACAGGCAGTATTCTTATGCCTATCTATTCGGTTATCCTTGCGAATGTTCTGAACGGTGTTGTTACCAAGGGTTATTCTTCCTATGACGGAGATGCCCATTTTACCTTCCCATGGTCGAAAATATTGATTGTGGATGACATTCCTACTAACCTTCGGGTGGCCGCAGAATTAATGGCCCCGTACCAAATGCAGATTGATACCTGCCAAAACGGCGCCGATGCAGTACGGATGGTAAAAGATAAGCGCTACGATCTGGTTTTTATGGATCACATGATGCCCGGCATGGACGGGATCGAAGCGGTGTCGCTTATCAGAAAAATCAACGCCGCTGATAACTACTATCAGAATTTACCGGTTGTCATGCTTACGGCCAATGCGGTATTCGGCCAGCGGGAGATTTTTCTGGAAAATGGCATCAATGATTTTCTTGCAAAACCTATTGAAGTTCAAAAATTAAATGCCATTTTGAAGCGGTGGATCCCCGAATCAAAACGCAGGGAAGCCAATATCCTCGCCGCAAGTCAGGATAACGAAAAAGCGGCGTCCATGGATATACCCGGGGTTCTTGTCGCCCGAGGGCTTGCAAATACCGGCGGTACTTTTGCTGTCTACCTTGATATCCTTGCTGTTTTTTGCCGGGACGCTCTGGAGCGATCCGATGAGATAAAGGAAGCTGTGGAGAAAAAGGATTACCGTTCCTATACCACCCTGGTTCATGCCCTGAAAAGCGCCGGCCGCAGCATTGGCGCCTACGACTTTGGAGACAGCGCGGCTGCTCTGGAGGAGCTGGGTAAAGCGCAACTTGCGGCGGGAATAGCAGAAAGGACGCCTCAATTTCTGGAAGACCTAAAGACCCTTACCGTCAATATTTCCGAATTTATTGCCAAGGCTTCCGCTGCAGTGGAAACCCTCAAGGAGATTGATATTTCAGCCCTTCATTTTGAAGCCCTGAAAGAAGCCCTGGTAAACATGGATATTGAAACGGTCAATAAAATCATGCTGGAATACAGTGTTATGCCCCTGGATTCCCATACCAAGGATCTGGTTAACAAAATTAAAGAGGATATCCTGCTCTTTGAATACGACAAGGCTGTGGAGAAGATCCAGGCGATGTTTAAGGAGGAAAATAAAAATTATACTAAAATTTATAGTAAAAATTTACAGTTAATTCTTTATAATACAATGAAATATATATAA